Sequence from the Microbacterium sp. 1.5R genome:
GGGCCGAGCCTACGAGGCCGACGGGTCGCAGCGTGGCCAGGCTGTGCAGGGCGGCAGGGTTCGCGTGCGCGGCGGAGGTTTCACCATCACGCGGTGAGGGTGCGGGGCTGTGCCGTCGGCACGCGTGCGGACTACGGTTGCGGTGTGCCTGCGCTTCCCGAGTACGACCCGCTGCCCGATCGCCCCGCCCCCGACAATCCCTCGGGAAAGCTCGTCCTCCTGCGCCACGGCGAGACGGAGTGGTCGAAGGCCGGCCGCCACACCGGCCTCACCGACATCCCGCTCACGGCGCGGGGTGAAGACCTCGCTCGCGCTGCCGGGAGGCTGGTCGCCGACTACGACTTCTCGCTCGTCCTGTCGTCACCCCTCGAGCGCTCTCGGCGCACGGCCGAGCTCGCGGGGCTTCACGCCGAGGTCGATCCGCTGCTCGTCGAGTGGGACTACGGCGGATACGAGGGTCGCACGACGAAGGACATCCGCGAGGAGCTCGGCTACGACTGGAGCGCCTTCACCCACGGTGTGATCCGGGGCGCGACGCCGGGCGAGACCGTGGAGGAGGTCGCCGCCCGCGCGTCCCGCGTGCTCACACGGGTGCTGCCGGCGCTGACCGAGGGCGATGTGGCACTCGTCGCGCACGGCCACTTCCTCCGCATCCTCACCGCCGTCTACCTGCGCCTCGCTCCGCGCTTCGGCGCGCAGATCACGCTGGATGCCGGATCGGTGTCGGTGCTGAGCTTCTATCGCGAGCAGCCGGCGATCCTGACGTGGAACTACGGCCTCGAGTTGCCCCTCGCCCCGTCGGAGTCCTGACCCCGGCAGCGGAACGAGAGCGCTGGAAACTCACGGCACGGTGACGAGCGAGATCGCATTGATCGTGGGAGCGCCGTCGAGAGCGAGCTCGAACCTCACCCCGGTCCGGGCATTCGTGACGTCGAACGCGATCGTCTCGTTCGTGCACGCGATCGGCTCCGACGGCGATCCCTCATCGAGTTCACTGACGGTGAGCACGATCGTCCCCTCGCCTCGGCATGCGAACTGCGCCTGATAGGTCCCCGGTTCGAGCGATGTGAAGCTGGTGACGTCGTTGGCCGAGCTGTTCTCGCTCATCCATCCGGAGAAGCCGAAGACGTATCCGGGCGAGTCCGACCCCGGTACCGCCGTCTGCGCCCACTCGGCGATCTCGTCCACGGGCAGCGGAAGCTGCGCCTCGTCGGAGTCGGCATCCGGAGTCGCCGTCGACGCGGAGCCGCTCGGAGATGGCGAGGGAGACGTCGATCCGGTCGCCGACCCCGACGGCTCTCCCGTGCATCCGGCGAGCGCGATGCCCGCCATCAGGACCAGTCCGATCGTCGCCGCTCGTTTCCTGAACATGCCTCCACGCTACGGATGAGCCAGGATGATGCAACCGCCGCGCCCGACACGCCATTCTTTTGAGTTACTCAAAATAAACGGTAGAGTCGGGGCCATGGAGACAGAACTCGACTCGGCACTTCGCGGTGCCGGGCTGCGTGCGACCGCGGGCCGCGTCGCCGTGCTCGAGGCACTGGAATCCATGGCCCACACGGATGCGGAGCGGATCTTCCGCACCGTGTCCGACGTGCTTCCGACGACGTCGATCCAGTCGGTGCACAACATCCTCGCGGACCTGACGACGGCGGGCCTCATCCGCCGGATCGAACCGGCAGGCTCCGCGGCGCTCTACGAGCGGCGCATCGACGACAACCATCACCACATCGTGTGCACCCAGTGCGGTGCGATCGGCGATGTGGACTGCGTCGTCGGCGAAGCGCCGTGCCTCACCCCGTCTTCGGCGGGGGGATTCACCGTCCAGACAGCCGAAGTGACCTTCTGGGGCCTGTGCCCCAGTTGCCAGAACGCCGCGCAGTAGCATCCGACGCCGATCCCGGGCACCCGGGATGATCGTCGTGTCTGCGTGCAGAAGGAGAAGAACATGACCGATCCATCGACCACCACCCAGACGGGCACACCCGTCGCGAGCGACGCGCACTCGCTCACCGTCGGAGCTGACGGCCCCACCGTTCTGCACGATCGCTACCTCGTCGAGAAGCTCGCGTCGTTCAACCGCGAGCGCGTGCCGGAGCGCAACCCCCACGCCAAGGGCGGCGGAGCCTTCGGAACGTTCACCGTCACCGAGGACGTGTCGGCCTACACCCGTGCCGCGGCCTTCCAGCCGGGTGCTCAGAGCGAGACGCTGCTGCGTTTCTCGTCGGTCGCCGGCGAGCAGGGTTCGCCCGACACCTGGCGCGACGTGCGCGGTTTCGCGCTGCGTTTCTACACGCCCGAGGGCAACCTCGACATCGTCGGCAACAACACTCCGACCTTCTTCCTGCGCGACGCCATGAAGTTCCCCGACTTCATCCACTCGCAGAAGCGTCTCGGCGACTCGGGTCTGCGCGACGCCGACATGCAGTGGGACTTCTGGACCCTCTCCCCCGAGTCCGCCCACCAGGTCACCTACCTCATGGGCGACCGCGGCCTGCCGCGCAGCTGGCGCCACATGAACGGCTACGGATCGCACACCTACCAGTGGGTCAACGCCGCCGGCGAGCGCTTCTGGGTGCAGTACCACTTCCTGTCGAAGCAGGGCGTCGAGGCGATGAGCGCCGAAGAGGCCGAGAAGCTCGCCGGATCGGATGCCGACTACTACCGTCGCGACCTGTTCGACGCGATCGCTCGCGGCGACGCCCCCTCGTGGGACGTCTACGTGCAGGTCATGCCCTACGAAGAGGGCAAGACCTATCGCTTCAACCCGTTCGACCTGACGAAGACCTGGTCGAAGAAGGACTACCCGCGCATCAAGGTCGGCACGTTCACGCTCGACCGCAACCCGCAGAACTTCTTCGCCGAGATCGAGCAGGCCGCCTTCTCGCCCGGCAACCAGGTTCCCGGCACGGGCATTTCGCCCGACAAGATGCTCATGGCTCGCGTGTTCGCATACTCGGATGCTCAGCGCTACCGCATCGGTGCGAACTACAACCAGCTGCCGGTCAACCAGCCGCACGCGGCCGAGGTGCGCAACTACATGCACGAAGGCCAGATGCAGTACAAGTTCAACCCGGCCGAGCACCGCGTCTACACGCCGAACTCCTACGGCCCCGCCGGCGGACCCACGGCTGACCCCGCTGCCGGTGTCGAGGCGAGCTGGGAGTCGGACGGCGAGCTGATCCGCGCCGCCGCGACCCTGCACCTCGACGACGACGACTTCGGTCAGGCGGGCACGCTCTACCGCACGGTCTTCGACGACGAGCAGCGCGCGCGCTTCCTCGACACGCTGACCGGCCAGGGACAGGGCATCACGATCGACGCGATCCGCGAGCGGTTCTTCCAGTACTGGACGAACGTCGACGCCTCGCTGGGCGACGCTCTGCGCGCTCGCTTCTGAGCCGCCTCCGCTGAGGACCGAGACCCACCGTCCGTTCGGGGCCGGTGGGTCTCGGCGTCTCCGGGCATCGCAGGGGAGCACAATGGATGCCGTGGCTGTTCCTCTCTCCGACCTGACCCAGATGCCCGAACCCCAGCAGGTGCACGCCGCCGATGGCACTCGCCTCGCGACCTACACCTGGGGTGATGTGGATGCTCCCGTGGCGGTGATCGTGCACGGGTTCGCGTCGAGCGCCCGCGACACCTGGGTGCTCACGGGGTGGGTGCGCGAGCTCACGAAGGCGGGGTATCGGGTGCTCGCGCTCGATCAGCGGGGCCATGGGCTCAGCGAGAAGCCGCACCAGGCCGACGCCTACGGCATCCGCACTCTCGCGACCGACGTCGAGACGGTCATGGACATGTATCTCGTCGACGAGGCCGTCTACGTCGGATACTCGCTCGGGGCCCGGGTCGGCTGGGAGGTCGTGCGCGATCTGCCCCACCGGATCGGCCGCGCCGTGCTCGGAGGGGTGCCGGACGGCATCCCTCTCGCGCGGCTCGATCTCGACCAGGTGCGCGCGTATCTCGCCGACGGGACGCCCGTCGCGGATCCGACGACGCAGAACTACATCGCGCTGACCGAGCGCGTGCCCGGCAACGACCTCGGCGCACTCGTGGCGCTGGCCGAGGGGATGCGGTCGTCTCGGACGATCGATCCCGACCCGTCGAACGCGCCGGCGAGCCCGATCCTGTTCGCGACGGGGTCGAAGGATGCCATCATCGAGGGCTCTCGCGCCCTGGCGTCAGCTGCCCCGCAGGGACAGTTCTTCGAGATCCCCGATCGCAACCACTTCAACGCACCGGGATCGCGCGCTTTCAAGGAAGCCGCGCTCGCTTTCCTGTCGGAGAGCTGACCGCGGGGCGCCACGCCTGCCCACTCGTAGCGGAGGAGATCTCAGGCAACGAAGGATGCTTCTCCGCATCCGCTCCATCGATCCGCGAGATCTCCTTCATTGCCGGAGCGGCAGCCGTCTGCCCGAGCACTGACCGCGGGCACGAGAAGAGCCCTCCGTCTCGGGGAGACGAAGGGCTCTCGGGGTGACGGTCAGACCGTCGCGTTCTCTTCGCGCTTCGGCAGCACCCATCCCGCACGCGGGAAGTGGCAGGTGTAGCCGTTGGGGTACTTGATCAGGTAGTCCTGGTGCTCCTCTTCGGCCTGCCAGAACGGGCCGACGGGCTCGATCGTGGTCACGGCCTTGCCCGGCCACAGACCCGAGGCGTCGACGTCGGCGATGGTGTCGCGCGCGACGGCCTCCTGCTCGGGGCTGAGCGGGAAGATCGCCGAGCGGTAGCTCGAGCCGATGTCGTTGCCCTGGCGATCCTTGGTCGACGGGTCGTGGATCTGGAAGAAGAAAGCGAGGATGTCGCGGTACGTCGTCTTCGTGGGATCGAAGACGATCTCCACAGCCTCGGCATGACCCGGGTGGTTGCGGTAGGTCGCGTGGTCGTTGCTGCCGCCGGTGTAGCCGACACGGGTGTCGAGCACGCCGGGCTGGCGGCGGATGAGGTCTTCCATGCCCCAGAAGCAGCCACCGGCGAGCACGGCGGTCTCGGTCCCGGGGGTGCGGGTGATTGTTCCGGTGTCGGTCATGAGTTCTCCTCGGAGTTGGGGGTGGGGAAGAGGTGACGGTAGCGACCGTACCCCTCATCTTCCAGGCTGTCAGCCGGGATGAAGCGCAGGGCGGCGGAGTTCATGCAGTACCGGAGTCCTCCTGCGTCTCGGGGTCCATCGTCGAAGACGTGCCCGAGATGGCTGTCCGCGCCGCTGGAACGCGCCTCGGTGCGCTTCATCCACAGCGTGCGGTCGGTGCGCGTGGTCACGGCGTCGGCCTCGATGGGCTTGGTGAAGCTCGGCCATCCGGTGCCGCTGTCGAACTTGTCGGTCGACGCGAAGAGCGGCTGACCCGAGACGACGTCGACGTAGATGCCGTCGTCGTGAGTGTTCCAGTACGCGTTGCGGAAGGGCGGCTCGGTCGCATCCTCCTGCGTGACCTCATACTGCAGGTGCGTGAGGTCGCTGACGGCCTCGGGGGTCTTGCTGTACTCGTTCGACATGGTCTGTCTCCTTGTCCGACGCGGCTGGCTGCAGCGTCATAGAAGAGAACCAGGAGGATGCCGGTTTTGGTCCCGCGGGACTGTGAGCGCGCTGTGAGTTTGTGCGCAGTCGATAGAGTTGCTCCGCTACATACACACCAGGGAGACACACATGTCGGTAGGACTGCTCGCCGTCGTCGATGACATTCTCAGCGCGGCGATGAAGGCTTCGGCCAAGGCCGCCGGCGTCGTGATCGATGACGCCGCCGTGACCCCGCAGTACGTGCAGGGCATCACGCCCGCGCGCGAGCTGCCGGTCGTGGCGAAGATCGCCCTCGGATCTCTCGCGAACAAGTTCGTCATCATCATCCCCATCGCACTGCTGCTCACTGCCTTCGCGCCGTGGGTGCTGCCGTATCTGCTGATCCTCGGTGGCGCCTACCTCTGCTTCGAGGGGGCCGAGAAGGTGCTCGAATGGTTCGGCGTGCAGCACGGCCATGCCGATGAGAGCGCCCGCAACGAGAACAAGCTCGTGTGGGGCGCGGTGCGCACCGACCTGATCCTGTCGACGGAGATCATGCTGATCTCGCTCGCCAACCTCGAGGCCGGCCTCGACATCTGGACGACCCTCGCGATCCTCGCCGTGATCGCGCTGCTCATGACCGGCGTCGTCTACGGTGCAGTCGCCCTGCTCGTGAAGATCGACGACATCGGTCTGAAGATGGCGAAGAACCCGTCCCAGCGAGTTCGCCACACGGGCACGCGCATCGTGCGCTCGATGCCGGCGGTCTTCCGCTTCATCAGCATCCTCGGCACCGTCGCGATGCTGTGGGTCGGCGGGCACCTGCTGCTCGTGAACCTCGGCGAGGTCGGCGTGCACTTCGGCGCCGACATCCTGCACGGCATCGAGCACTTCCTCGAGCCGGCCGGCGGTGTCATCGTCTGGATCGGCGACACGCTGTTCTCGGCCATCGCGGGTCTGATCGCGGGTCTGATCATCGTGGGGATCATCCTCGGGATCGGTCGCCTGATCGGCAAGAAGCCGAGCTTCCACGAGGGTGAGGAATCGCCCGCCGACGTGCACGTCTGACACCGACGCCGCTGTTCGAATCTCGGTCGGTAACTTCACACCTGAACCGACGTGGCGAGCCCTCCGAGACTCCGTGGACCCGGACCGTCTGCAGGGCCGCCGCATGGATGCAGGAGGATCTGAGGGATCTCGCCCTGCAGACGTGCCCCGGTCCTGCACGCGGCACAGGAGGGAAGCCGCGGCGAGCCCTCGGAGACCGACCCCACCCCGGCATCCTGCTACCGTCGTCCCGTGCGCACCCGAGCGCAGATGCAGGAGACCCGATGAGCGACCACCAGATCCGGGATGCCGAGACCGCCGACGTCGAGGCGATCACCGCCATCTACAACGACGCGGTGCTGACCACGACCGCCATCTGGAACGAAGAGGCCGTCACGGTCGATGACCGCACCGCCTGGCTCGCCGATCGCACCGAGCGCGGCTACCCCGTGATCGTCGCCGTAGACGACACCGGCGTCCTCGGCTACGCGACATTCGGCGACTGGCGCCCGCACAGCGGCTACCGCCATACGGTCGAGCACTCCGTCTATGTGCGCGAGGGGCAGCGCGGGCGCGGCATCGGCAAGGCGCTCATGATCGAGCTCATCGACCGCGCGCGACGCCTCGGCAAGCACGTCATGGTCGCGGCGATCGAGAGCAGCAACACGGGGTCGATCATCATGCACAAGCGCCTCGACTTCATGCAGGTCGGACGGATGCCGCAGGTCGGCGCCAAGTTCGATCGCTGGCTCGATCTCACCTTCCTGCAGCTGGTGCTCGATGAGCGCCCGTTCCCGGACGAGCGCCCGTGAACCCGCTGCTCTGGCTCGCTGACGCCTTCAACTCGCAGTGGGTGCTCCCCGGCGGTCAGGTGCTGCTGATCCGCGAAGTGGTCGGCAACGCGTTCGGCCTGGCGAGCGCCCTCGGCGGCATGCAGCGCAAGATCTGGGCGTGGCCGGTCGGCATCGTCGGCAATCTGCTGCTGCTCACGGTCTTCCTCGGGTCGATCCTGAATCCCGACCACGAGCTGCCGCATCTGCTCGGCCAGGCCGGGCGTCAGATCATGTTCATCATCGTCGCGATCTACGGCTGGGTGCGCTGGCGCCAGGCCGCCTCGAACGGTGGGCGCGTGACCCCGCGATGGGCGCCCAACAGCGCCCGCATCGGCCTGGTGCTCGTGATGGTGATCGGCACGATCGCCCTCACTCCCCTGTTCCGCGCGCTCGGCTCGTGGGAGCCCGTGTGGGCGGATGCCTGGACGTTCGTCGGCTCGCTGCTCGCCACCTATGGCATGGCCAAGGGCTGGACCGAGTTCTGGCTCATCTGGATAGCCGTCGACATCGTGGGCGTGCCGCTGCTGTTCAGCTCCGGCTTCTACGCCACGGGCCTGATGTACGTGTTCTACGGCGTCTTCACCGCGGTCGGATTCGTCGTGTGGTGCCGCGCACAGGCGAATGCCAAACCGCAGGTCGACACGATCATGCCGGATCCCCGACCCATCACCTCCACCATGAAGACCGTCGACCGCGACCGCGACTGACCCGCCCCGACCACTCGGCGAATGTGTCGGCGCATGTCACCGGGGTGGCCGGGAGGTCGATCGACGGGTTTGCTGGTCCCCATGACCCGTCAGATCCGTTTCAACGCCTTCGACATGAACTGCGTCGCCCACCAGTCGTCCGGCCTGTGGCGGCATCCTGACGATCGATCGCGCCAGTACAACACCATCTCGTACTGGACCGACCTCGCGAAGCTGCTCGAGAGCGCGACCTTCGACGGCATCTTCATCGCCGACGTCCTCGGCACCTACGACGTCTACGGCGGGACGAACGAGGCGGCGATCCGCAACGGCGCCCAGGTTCCGGTCAACGATCCGATCCTGCTCGTCAGCGCGATGGCCGCCGTCACCGAGCACCTCGGATTCGGCATCACCGCCGGCACCGCCTTCGAGCACCCGTACCCGTTCGCACGACGTCTGAGCACGCTCGACCACCTGACCAACGGACGCGTCGGCTGGAACGTCGTCACCGGTTACCTGCCCAGCGCCGCGCGCAACATGGGCCAGGAGGACCAGCTCGCGCACGACGACCGCTACGACCATGCCGATGAATACGTCGAGGTGCTCTACAAGCTCTGGGAGGGGTCGTGGGAAGACGACGCGGTCGTCGAGGACCGTGAGCGCGGCATCTTCACCGACCCGTCGAAGGTGCACCCCATCGGCCACGAGGGCAAGCACTTCAGCGTTCCCGGCATCCATATCTCCGAGCCGTCACCGCAGCGCACGCCGGTCATCTACCAGGCCGGAGCGAGCCCCCGCGGCGTGCGCTTCGCGTCGGAGAACGCCGAGGCGATCTTCGTCGCCGCCCCGTCGAAGGAGGTGCTCGCCGGCACCGTGAAGCGCATCCGCGACGCACTCGAAGAGGCGGGCCGCGACCGATACGACGCGAAGATCTACACGCTGCTCACGGTCATCACCGGGGCGACGAGCGAGGATGCCGCGGCGAAGCACGCCGAGTACCTCTCGTATGCGAGCCCCGAGGGCGCGCTGACGTTCATGTCGGGCTGGATGGGCGTCGACCTCTCGCAGTACGCCGAGGACGAGCCCGTCGGCAACGTCGAGTCGAACGCCATCCAGTCGGTGCTGCAGCACCTGAAGGAGGAGGCCGACCTCGGACG
This genomic interval carries:
- a CDS encoding histidine phosphatase family protein yields the protein MPALPEYDPLPDRPAPDNPSGKLVLLRHGETEWSKAGRHTGLTDIPLTARGEDLARAAGRLVADYDFSLVLSSPLERSRRTAELAGLHAEVDPLLVEWDYGGYEGRTTKDIREELGYDWSAFTHGVIRGATPGETVEEVAARASRVLTRVLPALTEGDVALVAHGHFLRILTAVYLRLAPRFGAQITLDAGSVSVLSFYREQPAILTWNYGLELPLAPSES
- a CDS encoding Fur family transcriptional regulator — translated: METELDSALRGAGLRATAGRVAVLEALESMAHTDAERIFRTVSDVLPTTSIQSVHNILADLTTAGLIRRIEPAGSAALYERRIDDNHHHIVCTQCGAIGDVDCVVGEAPCLTPSSAGGFTVQTAEVTFWGLCPSCQNAAQ
- a CDS encoding catalase, coding for MTDPSTTTQTGTPVASDAHSLTVGADGPTVLHDRYLVEKLASFNRERVPERNPHAKGGGAFGTFTVTEDVSAYTRAAAFQPGAQSETLLRFSSVAGEQGSPDTWRDVRGFALRFYTPEGNLDIVGNNTPTFFLRDAMKFPDFIHSQKRLGDSGLRDADMQWDFWTLSPESAHQVTYLMGDRGLPRSWRHMNGYGSHTYQWVNAAGERFWVQYHFLSKQGVEAMSAEEAEKLAGSDADYYRRDLFDAIARGDAPSWDVYVQVMPYEEGKTYRFNPFDLTKTWSKKDYPRIKVGTFTLDRNPQNFFAEIEQAAFSPGNQVPGTGISPDKMLMARVFAYSDAQRYRIGANYNQLPVNQPHAAEVRNYMHEGQMQYKFNPAEHRVYTPNSYGPAGGPTADPAAGVEASWESDGELIRAAATLHLDDDDFGQAGTLYRTVFDDEQRARFLDTLTGQGQGITIDAIRERFFQYWTNVDASLGDALRARF
- a CDS encoding alpha/beta fold hydrolase encodes the protein MDAVAVPLSDLTQMPEPQQVHAADGTRLATYTWGDVDAPVAVIVHGFASSARDTWVLTGWVRELTKAGYRVLALDQRGHGLSEKPHQADAYGIRTLATDVETVMDMYLVDEAVYVGYSLGARVGWEVVRDLPHRIGRAVLGGVPDGIPLARLDLDQVRAYLADGTPVADPTTQNYIALTERVPGNDLGALVALAEGMRSSRTIDPDPSNAPASPILFATGSKDAIIEGSRALASAAPQGQFFEIPDRNHFNAPGSRAFKEAALAFLSES
- the msrA gene encoding peptide-methionine (S)-S-oxide reductase MsrA; its protein translation is MTDTGTITRTPGTETAVLAGGCFWGMEDLIRRQPGVLDTRVGYTGGSNDHATYRNHPGHAEAVEIVFDPTKTTYRDILAFFFQIHDPSTKDRQGNDIGSSYRSAIFPLSPEQEAVARDTIADVDASGLWPGKAVTTIEPVGPFWQAEEEHQDYLIKYPNGYTCHFPRAGWVLPKREENATV
- the msrB gene encoding peptide-methionine (R)-S-oxide reductase MsrB, which produces MSNEYSKTPEAVSDLTHLQYEVTQEDATEPPFRNAYWNTHDDGIYVDVVSGQPLFASTDKFDSGTGWPSFTKPIEADAVTTRTDRTLWMKRTEARSSGADSHLGHVFDDGPRDAGGLRYCMNSAALRFIPADSLEDEGYGRYRHLFPTPNSEENS
- a CDS encoding DUF808 domain-containing protein, with the protein product MSVGLLAVVDDILSAAMKASAKAAGVVIDDAAVTPQYVQGITPARELPVVAKIALGSLANKFVIIIPIALLLTAFAPWVLPYLLILGGAYLCFEGAEKVLEWFGVQHGHADESARNENKLVWGAVRTDLILSTEIMLISLANLEAGLDIWTTLAILAVIALLMTGVVYGAVALLVKIDDIGLKMAKNPSQRVRHTGTRIVRSMPAVFRFISILGTVAMLWVGGHLLLVNLGEVGVHFGADILHGIEHFLEPAGGVIVWIGDTLFSAIAGLIAGLIIVGIILGIGRLIGKKPSFHEGEESPADVHV
- a CDS encoding GNAT family N-acetyltransferase, with translation MSDHQIRDAETADVEAITAIYNDAVLTTTAIWNEEAVTVDDRTAWLADRTERGYPVIVAVDDTGVLGYATFGDWRPHSGYRHTVEHSVYVREGQRGRGIGKALMIELIDRARRLGKHVMVAAIESSNTGSIIMHKRLDFMQVGRMPQVGAKFDRWLDLTFLQLVLDERPFPDERP
- the pnuC gene encoding nicotinamide riboside transporter PnuC: MNPLLWLADAFNSQWVLPGGQVLLIREVVGNAFGLASALGGMQRKIWAWPVGIVGNLLLLTVFLGSILNPDHELPHLLGQAGRQIMFIIVAIYGWVRWRQAASNGGRVTPRWAPNSARIGLVLVMVIGTIALTPLFRALGSWEPVWADAWTFVGSLLATYGMAKGWTEFWLIWIAVDIVGVPLLFSSGFYATGLMYVFYGVFTAVGFVVWCRAQANAKPQVDTIMPDPRPITSTMKTVDRDRD
- a CDS encoding LLM class flavin-dependent oxidoreductase yields the protein MTRQIRFNAFDMNCVAHQSSGLWRHPDDRSRQYNTISYWTDLAKLLESATFDGIFIADVLGTYDVYGGTNEAAIRNGAQVPVNDPILLVSAMAAVTEHLGFGITAGTAFEHPYPFARRLSTLDHLTNGRVGWNVVTGYLPSAARNMGQEDQLAHDDRYDHADEYVEVLYKLWEGSWEDDAVVEDRERGIFTDPSKVHPIGHEGKHFSVPGIHISEPSPQRTPVIYQAGASPRGVRFASENAEAIFVAAPSKEVLAGTVKRIRDALEEAGRDRYDAKIYTLLTVITGATSEDAAAKHAEYLSYASPEGALTFMSGWMGVDLSQYAEDEPVGNVESNAIQSVLQHLKEEADLGREWTVGDFGRHNAIGGLGPTIVGSGVEIADELQSWVEETDIDGFNLAYAVTPGTWQDVIEHVIPVLRERGVYPEEYTPGTLRNKLQGKGDRVQDTHRAARYRIGANVPVA